In Carya illinoinensis cultivar Pawnee chromosome 16, C.illinoinensisPawnee_v1, whole genome shotgun sequence, a single window of DNA contains:
- the LOC122298385 gene encoding E3 ubiquitin-protein ligase AIP2: MDRDEDCLKQELEELQRQLGKKLKFEEAVFALKSLLRHHYPSASPSLRQLFYSVICRVATVLKTRYTAAGFWLAGLGLFEEAESLLSLPSEKEHLKTCIVQAREHLHQLSNPSEASESAQNMSSGGYLFEGHLTVDPEPPQPQWLVQSNLLTTAATLFAAESSQGLEENNTSTENAASLLQELMGRLGDVLPLIPENDAMPRIAPPASKEVVAKLPVITVTEEILAKLGKEAECAICKENLVVSDKMQELPCKHTFHPPCLKPWLDAHNSCPICRHELQTDDHSYESWKEREKEAEEERKGAANAVRGGEYMYV, encoded by the exons ATGGATCGGGATGAGGATTGTTTGAAACAAGAGTTGGAGGAATTGCAGAGACAGCTTGGGAAGAAGCTAAAGTTCGAGGAGGCGGTCTTCGCCCTCAAGTCTCTACTCCGACACCATTACCCCTCTGCATCTCCCTCTCTCCGCCAATTG TTTTACTCTGTGATATGCCGGGTTGCAACCGTTTTAAAGACGAGATACACGGCAGCCGGTTTCTGGCTCGCGGGATTGGGGCTTTTTGAGGAGGCTGAATCCCTGCTCTCTCTTCCTTCTGAGAAGGAGCACTTGAAGACGTGCATTGTGCAGGCTAGGGAGCACTTGCACCAATTAAGTAATCCTTCCGAGGCTTCCGAATCAGCACAAAACATGTCAAGTGGAG GGTATCTTTTTGAGGGGCATCTCACAGTGGATCCTGAGCCACCACAGCCTCAGTGGCTGGTGCAATCAAACCTCTTGACTACGGCTGCTACACTCTTTGCCGCTGAGTCTTCTCAAGGTTTGGAGGAAAACAACACCTCGACAGAAAATGCTGCTAGTCTGCTTCAAGAGCTCATGGGCAGGCTAGGGGATGTTTTGCCTTTG ATCCCAGAAAATGATGCCATGCCCCGAATAGCGCCACCTGCCAGTAAGGAAGTTGTTGCAAAGCTTCCAGTCATTACTGTTACAGAGGAAATCCTGGCCAAGCTCGGAAAAGAGGCAGAGTGCGCCATTTGTAAGGAGAACTTGGTTGTTAGCGACAAGATGCAAGAGTTGCCTTGCAAGCACACATTCCATCCTCCCTGTCTAAAGCCATGGCTG gATGCTCATAATTCTTGTCCAATTTGTCGCCATGAGTTACAAACTGATGATCATTCCTATGAGAGTTGGAAGGAGCGGGAAAAGGAGGCTGAAGAAGAGAGGAAAGGCGCTGCAAATGCTGTTCGAGGTGGTGAATACATGTATGTCTAA